The following coding sequences are from one Streptomyces sp. NBC_01485 window:
- a CDS encoding MBL fold metallo-hydrolase codes for MTEAFDHGGGVRSLRVPIPDNPLGHTLVYVVDTDRGPVLIDTGWDDPASWDALTSGLTACGTSVAELHGVVITHHHPDHHGLSAKAREASGAWVAMHAADASIVRRTRETRPERWYTYMADKLAAAGAPDDHLTPLRTAPRRTLPGFSPALPDREITPGELLDLPGRRLRAIWTPGHTPGHVCLHLEESHPAQLPGHGRLFSGDHVLPGITPHIGLYEDPDDATVTDPLGDYLDSLERVGRLAPAEILPAHQHSFTDAPSRVRELLTHHEDRLTDLLSLLAEPLTPWQLAERMEWNRPWRQIPYGSRNIAVSEAEAHLRRLVKQGRAEAVTGSDPVTYAAV; via the coding sequence ATGACTGAGGCGTTCGATCACGGCGGGGGTGTGCGGTCCCTGCGGGTCCCCATCCCGGACAACCCACTCGGCCACACGCTCGTCTACGTCGTCGACACCGACCGCGGACCGGTGCTGATCGACACCGGCTGGGACGACCCCGCTTCCTGGGACGCCCTGACCTCGGGACTGACCGCGTGCGGCACCTCCGTCGCCGAGCTGCACGGTGTCGTCATCACCCACCATCACCCCGACCATCACGGCCTGTCGGCCAAGGCGCGGGAGGCGTCCGGGGCGTGGGTGGCGATGCACGCGGCGGACGCGTCGATCGTGCGGCGGACCCGGGAGACCCGCCCCGAGCGCTGGTACACGTACATGGCCGACAAGCTGGCCGCCGCCGGCGCCCCCGACGACCACCTCACCCCCCTGCGCACGGCCCCCCGCCGTACGCTGCCCGGCTTCTCCCCCGCCCTGCCCGACCGCGAGATCACCCCCGGCGAACTCCTCGACCTGCCCGGCCGCCGGCTGCGCGCGATCTGGACCCCGGGCCACACCCCGGGCCATGTCTGCCTCCACCTGGAGGAGAGCCACCCCGCCCAACTGCCGGGCCACGGCCGCCTGTTCTCCGGCGACCATGTCCTCCCCGGGATCACCCCGCACATCGGCCTCTACGAGGACCCCGACGACGCCACGGTCACCGATCCGCTCGGCGACTACCTCGACTCCCTCGAACGCGTCGGCCGCCTCGCCCCCGCCGAGATCCTCCCGGCCCACCAACACTCCTTCACCGACGCCCCGTCCCGGGTACGGGAGTTGCTCACCCACCACGAGGACCGTCTGACGGACCTGCTGTCCCTCCTGGCCGAGCCCCTCACCCCGTGGCAGCTCGCCGAACGCATGGAGTGGAACCGCCCCTGGCGGCAAATCCCCTACGGATCACGCAACATCGCGGTCTCCGAGGCCGAGGCCCATCTCCGGCGGCTCGTGAAACAGGGCCGGGCGGAAGCGGTGACGGGGAGCGATCCGGTGACGTACGCGGCGGTGTGA
- a CDS encoding transglycosylase SLT domain-containing protein — protein sequence MSVSVIRRIATPKKALTAVALAAATAGMALTSAPAQAATTSVASATQAQAIAQKMIPDAAQYKAFSNIVKHESGWDVDATNASSGAYGLVQALPGSKMASAGSDWKTNAKTQIEWGLDYMNSRYGSPVAAWNFWQLNGWY from the coding sequence GTGTCCGTCTCCGTCATCCGCCGCATCGCCACCCCCAAGAAGGCCCTCACCGCCGTCGCCCTCGCCGCCGCAACCGCCGGCATGGCCCTGACCTCGGCTCCCGCCCAGGCCGCGACGACGTCCGTGGCCTCGGCCACCCAGGCCCAGGCGATCGCGCAGAAGATGATCCCGGACGCGGCTCAGTACAAGGCCTTCTCCAACATCGTCAAGCACGAGAGCGGCTGGGACGTCGACGCCACCAACGCCTCCTCCGGCGCCTACGGCCTCGTCCAGGCCCTCCCCGGCTCCAAGATGGCCTCGGCCGGCTCCGACTGGAAGACCAACGCCAAGACCCAGATCGAGTGGGGCCTCGACTACATGAACTCCCGCTACGGCAGCCCGGTCGCCGCCTGGAACTTCTGGCAGCTGAACGGCTGGTACTGA
- a CDS encoding YoaK family protein encodes MTGTEPPPERQPEPPSKHPPDHPQGPEARGVRLVPTLLTLTVVSGLIDAVSYLGLGHVFTANMTGNVVVLGFAAVGAPGFSVPHTATSLACFLAGAASGGRVVRHPGNGSRRKSARVTLAAEAVLLAGASAVAFATSEHDRHRIYAVIALTAFAMGLRNATVRKLAVPDLTTTTVVTMTLTGLASDSRAGGGSGHRSPRRAAAVVAMFTGAVLGAALVLHHDIAAPLLLAAVMSAVLAVTVSGRE; translated from the coding sequence ATGACCGGCACTGAGCCCCCGCCCGAACGCCAGCCCGAGCCCCCGTCCAAACACCCGCCCGATCACCCTCAGGGTCCGGAAGCGCGCGGAGTGCGCCTGGTCCCCACCCTCCTCACCCTGACCGTGGTGAGCGGCCTGATCGACGCGGTCAGCTACCTCGGGCTCGGCCACGTCTTCACCGCCAACATGACCGGAAACGTGGTGGTACTCGGCTTCGCGGCCGTCGGCGCCCCCGGCTTCTCGGTCCCGCACACGGCGACCTCGCTGGCCTGCTTCCTGGCCGGCGCGGCGAGCGGCGGCCGGGTGGTCCGGCACCCCGGCAACGGCTCCCGTCGCAAGTCGGCCCGGGTGACGTTGGCGGCCGAGGCGGTCCTGCTCGCCGGGGCGTCCGCCGTGGCCTTCGCCACCTCCGAGCACGACAGGCACCGGATCTACGCGGTCATCGCCCTCACCGCCTTCGCGATGGGCCTGCGCAACGCGACCGTCCGCAAACTGGCCGTGCCCGACCTCACCACGACCACCGTCGTGACCATGACCCTGACCGGCCTGGCCTCCGACTCCCGCGCGGGCGGCGGCTCCGGCCACCGCTCACCCCGCCGCGCGGCGGCCGTCGTCGCGATGTTCACGGGCGCGGTCCTGGGCGCGGCACTGGTCCTCCACCACGACATCGCGGCCCCCCTGCTGCTGGCGGCGGTGATGTCGGCGGTTCTGGCGGTGACGGTGTCGGGACGGGAGTGA
- a CDS encoding cytochrome P450, translating into MPCPALPDGFDFTDPDLLQHHVPLPEFAESRRVEPVRWIPQTGNVAGFQDEGYWAVTRHADVRYVSTHPEIFSSYLNTAIIRFNEHIERDSIDAQRLILLNMDPPEHTRVRQIVQRGFTPRAIRALEERLRARAVDIVERARESGERDGSFDFVTAVASELPLQAIAELIGIPQEDRAKIFDWSNRMIAYDDPEFAVTAEVGQQSAAEILAYAMNVAAERKQCPAHDIVSTLVAAENEGNLSSDEFGFFVLMLAVAGNETTRNATTHGMHAFLTHPEQWELYKAQRPGTAAEEIVRWATPVVAFQRTATQDTELGGKLIRKGDRVGIFYASANRDPEVFDRPDSFDVTRDPNPHLGFGGGGPHFCLGKSLAVLEINLIFNAIADAMPGLRLVGDPRRLRSAWINGVKELQVSTG; encoded by the coding sequence ATGCCCTGTCCAGCGCTTCCCGACGGGTTCGACTTCACCGACCCCGACCTGCTGCAACACCACGTGCCTCTCCCGGAGTTCGCCGAGTCGCGGCGGGTCGAACCGGTCCGCTGGATCCCGCAGACGGGCAATGTCGCCGGGTTCCAGGACGAGGGGTACTGGGCGGTGACCCGGCACGCCGACGTCCGGTACGTCTCCACCCACCCCGAGATCTTTTCCTCCTACCTCAACACCGCGATCATCCGGTTCAACGAACACATCGAACGGGATTCGATCGACGCGCAGCGGCTGATCCTGCTCAACATGGATCCACCCGAGCACACGCGCGTGCGGCAGATCGTGCAGCGCGGGTTCACACCCCGGGCCATCCGGGCGTTGGAGGAGCGGCTGCGGGCGCGCGCCGTCGACATCGTCGAGCGGGCCCGCGAGAGCGGCGAGCGCGACGGGTCCTTCGACTTCGTCACCGCCGTCGCCTCGGAACTTCCCCTCCAGGCCATCGCCGAGCTGATCGGCATACCCCAGGAGGATCGCGCCAAGATCTTCGACTGGTCCAACAGGATGATCGCGTACGACGATCCCGAGTTCGCCGTCACCGCCGAGGTCGGTCAGCAGTCCGCCGCCGAGATCCTCGCGTACGCCATGAACGTCGCCGCCGAGCGCAAACAGTGTCCCGCCCACGACATCGTCAGCACGCTGGTGGCCGCCGAGAACGAGGGCAACCTCAGCTCCGACGAGTTCGGGTTCTTCGTGCTCATGCTCGCTGTCGCCGGGAACGAGACGACCCGCAACGCGACGACTCACGGGATGCACGCCTTCCTCACCCATCCCGAGCAGTGGGAGTTGTACAAGGCCCAGCGGCCCGGCACCGCCGCCGAGGAGATCGTGCGGTGGGCGACCCCCGTCGTGGCCTTCCAGCGGACCGCCACTCAGGACACCGAACTCGGCGGGAAGCTGATCAGGAAGGGGGACCGGGTCGGGATCTTCTACGCCTCCGCCAATCGTGATCCCGAGGTGTTCGACCGCCCCGACTCCTTCGACGTCACCCGGGATCCGAATCCGCACCTCGGGTTCGGCGGGGGCGGGCCGCACTTCTGTCTCGGCAAGTCGCTCGCCGTCCTCGAGATCAACCTCATCTTCAACGCGATCGCCGATGCCATGCCGGGGTTGCGGCTGGTGGGCGATCCGCGGCGGCTGCGGTCCGCCTGGATCAACGGGGTGAAGGAGTTGCAGGTCAGCACCGGGTGA
- a CDS encoding steroid 3-ketoacyl-CoA thiolase encodes MAAEPVIVEAVRTPIGKRGGALANLHPAYLLGETYRELLGRTGIPADAVEQIVGGTVTHAGEQSMNPARTAWLTMGLPYETAATTVDCQCGSSQQASHMAANMIAAGVIDVGISCGVEAMSRVPLGSGSKHGPGKPFPEEWNVDLPNQFEAAERIARNRELTREEVDALGLLSQTRAATAWSEERFKRETFAVQVPTTEEEQAAGQGMWRLVDRDEGLRDTSPEALAGLKPVMPKAIHTAGNSSQISDGAAAIMWSSKRMARALKLKPRARIVAQALVGANPHYHLDGPIDATRAVLGKAGMTLKDIDVVEINEAFASVVLSWAKVFDQDLTKVNVNGGAIALGHPVGATGARLITTALHELERTDKEFALITMCAGGALATGTIIQRL; translated from the coding sequence ATGGCCGCCGAACCCGTGATCGTGGAAGCAGTCCGCACCCCCATCGGCAAGCGCGGCGGCGCGCTGGCCAACCTGCACCCCGCCTACCTCCTGGGCGAGACCTACCGCGAACTCCTCGGCCGCACCGGCATCCCAGCCGACGCGGTCGAGCAAATCGTCGGCGGCACGGTGACCCACGCCGGCGAACAGTCCATGAACCCCGCGAGGACGGCCTGGCTGACGATGGGCCTCCCGTACGAAACGGCAGCGACAACGGTCGACTGCCAGTGCGGCTCCTCGCAACAGGCCAGCCACATGGCGGCGAACATGATCGCGGCGGGCGTCATCGACGTCGGCATCAGCTGCGGCGTGGAAGCCATGTCGAGGGTGCCTCTCGGCTCAGGCTCGAAGCACGGCCCCGGAAAACCGTTCCCGGAGGAGTGGAACGTAGACCTCCCGAACCAGTTCGAGGCGGCCGAACGCATCGCCCGCAACAGGGAGTTGACGAGAGAGGAAGTCGACGCCCTGGGCCTGCTGTCCCAGACCCGCGCGGCGACGGCCTGGTCGGAGGAACGCTTCAAACGCGAGACCTTCGCCGTCCAGGTCCCCACGACGGAGGAGGAACAGGCGGCGGGCCAGGGCATGTGGCGCCTGGTGGACCGCGACGAGGGCCTACGGGACACCTCACCGGAGGCCCTGGCAGGCCTTAAGCCGGTGATGCCGAAGGCGATCCACACGGCAGGCAACTCGTCCCAGATATCGGACGGCGCCGCGGCGATCATGTGGTCGTCGAAGCGGATGGCCCGCGCCCTGAAACTGAAACCGAGGGCGCGGATCGTGGCCCAGGCACTCGTGGGAGCGAACCCGCACTACCACCTGGACGGCCCGATAGACGCGACGCGCGCCGTCCTGGGCAAAGCAGGCATGACCCTGAAGGACATAGACGTCGTAGAGATCAACGAGGCCTTCGCCTCAGTGGTGTTGAGCTGGGCAAAGGTCTTCGACCAGGACCTCACCAAGGTCAACGTCAACGGCGGCGCCATCGCTCTGGGCCACCCGGTCGGAGCGACAGGCGCCCGCCTCATCACGACGGCCCTGCACGAACTGGAACGCACGGACAAGGAGTTCGCCCTGATCACCATGTGCGCGGGGGGCGCGCTGGCTACGGGGACGATCATTCAGCGGCTGTAG
- a CDS encoding DUF397 domain-containing protein, with amino-acid sequence MCWRTPRRSWCTTCAGRDPAAIATRDSKNPAGPMLTLKPAVFSRFLAWTTAAE; translated from the coding sequence ATGTGCTGGCGGACGCCACGCCGGTCCTGGTGCACAACGTGTGCGGGCCGAGACCCCGCCGCCATCGCCACCCGTGACTCCAAGAACCCGGCGGGCCCGATGCTCACGCTCAAGCCCGCCGTGTTCTCCCGGTTCCTCGCCTGGACTACAGCCGCTGAATGA
- a CDS encoding NUDIX domain-containing protein, protein MARTEYYDDPNAPKPSSMVVAASAVVTDDHGRILLQRRRDNDLWALPGGGMDLTDSLPGTAVREVKEETGLDVEITGLVGTYTDPKHIIAYTDGEVRRQFNVCFTARITGGRLEISDESTELRFVPPEEIEQLPMHHTQRLRLQHFLEQREKPYLG, encoded by the coding sequence GTGGCCCGCACCGAGTACTACGACGACCCCAACGCGCCCAAGCCGAGCAGCATGGTCGTCGCCGCTTCCGCCGTCGTCACCGACGACCACGGGCGCATCCTCCTCCAGCGCCGCCGCGACAACGACCTGTGGGCCCTGCCCGGAGGCGGCATGGACCTCACCGACTCCCTGCCAGGCACAGCCGTCCGCGAGGTCAAAGAGGAGACCGGCCTCGACGTCGAGATCACCGGCCTGGTCGGCACCTACACCGACCCGAAACACATCATCGCCTACACCGACGGCGAGGTCCGGCGACAGTTCAACGTCTGCTTCACCGCCCGCATCACCGGCGGCCGGCTGGAGATTTCCGACGAGTCCACCGAGCTCCGGTTCGTGCCGCCGGAAGAGATCGAGCAGCTGCCGATGCACCACACCCAACGACTCAGGCTCCAACACTTCCTGGAACAGCGCGAAAAGCCGTACCTGGGCTGA
- a CDS encoding XRE family transcriptional regulator, with protein MAAGGWTYAALAQQVEVDPKSVERWVNLGRIPRRATALQAAKALGEDVHALWPALRQARPARAISPELVALYEQRADIPVSTFTDLMAQARERIDILVYAAVFLHEAYPRLNELLTERAAEGCTVRIAIGDPDSDNVQARGQEERFGHGIESRCRLALMHYKPLADTPGIEVRTHGTTLYNSLYRADDQQLVNAHVWGVNAYAAPVWHLRRHQESGMFDTYADSFDAVWATATPVREED; from the coding sequence ATGGCGGCGGGAGGCTGGACGTACGCCGCACTCGCTCAGCAAGTCGAGGTCGACCCCAAGTCGGTCGAGCGCTGGGTGAACCTCGGGCGTATCCCACGTCGTGCCACCGCCCTCCAGGCGGCCAAGGCCCTGGGAGAAGACGTGCACGCACTCTGGCCGGCGCTCCGCCAGGCCCGCCCCGCCCGCGCCATCAGCCCCGAACTGGTCGCGCTCTACGAGCAGCGGGCCGACATCCCCGTCTCGACTTTCACCGACCTGATGGCCCAGGCCCGTGAACGGATCGACATCCTCGTCTACGCGGCCGTCTTCCTCCACGAGGCGTACCCGCGGCTGAACGAACTCCTCACCGAACGCGCTGCCGAAGGCTGCACCGTCCGCATCGCGATCGGGGACCCCGACAGCGACAACGTCCAAGCCCGCGGCCAGGAAGAGCGGTTCGGCCACGGCATCGAATCCCGCTGCCGCCTCGCGCTCATGCACTACAAGCCGCTCGCCGACACCCCCGGCATCGAAGTCCGCACCCACGGCACCACGCTCTACAACTCCCTCTACCGGGCCGACGACCAGCAACTCGTCAACGCACACGTCTGGGGCGTCAACGCCTACGCAGCCCCCGTGTGGCACCTTCGCCGACACCAGGAGAGCGGCATGTTCGACACCTACGCCGACAGCTTCGACGCCGTGTGGGCGACCGCAACCCCCGTACGAGAGGAAGACTGA
- a CDS encoding DUF7848 domain-containing protein gives MGTVTPRSVLRYETWTLQPDREPDAEPVLYAMQCAVDGETSPTSEDFAEPQDWVLRHCGQNPSHHTYREIITRPWRTWRQT, from the coding sequence GTGGGGACGGTGACCCCGCGCTCGGTCCTGCGCTACGAGACCTGGACGCTCCAGCCCGACCGCGAGCCGGACGCGGAGCCGGTCCTTTACGCGATGCAGTGCGCCGTGGACGGAGAGACCTCGCCGACAAGCGAGGACTTCGCCGAACCGCAGGACTGGGTCCTGCGGCACTGCGGCCAGAACCCGTCCCACCACACCTACCGGGAGATCATCACCCGCCCCTGGCGGACCTGGCGCCAGACGTGA
- a CDS encoding acyltransferase family protein, with product MTSIPTPGRDRLPSLTGLRFWAALLVVLYHLSRQVGAVPGLSEAVWYGRSGVTFFFVLSGVVLAWTYDGAGVPARVFLWRRFARVWPLLAVSVVGSVAVWGVMGRAVSLKAVGATLLLVHAWFPEPVIFTGGNPAAWSLSDEAWFYVTFPVLLAVLAGRRSRVWGWTAVGVSVATLVLWPALSGLSPTDRTWALDYLPLTRFLQFALGVVAGLALKRGWRAPVSLPVALGLVVAWHLALIPWSNAVPDALWYSPYSASQLLSAPLFAALICAAARADLDGGRTGLGGAWMIRLGHWSFAWYLIHEIVIRAAVFHWGKPAPGGETLVFWAGVLAASLALAALAYHCVERPAERWLRGRVGRRPAPDGARQSAAV from the coding sequence TTGACCTCCATCCCCACCCCCGGCCGCGACCGGCTGCCCTCGCTGACCGGGCTGCGTTTCTGGGCGGCTCTGCTCGTCGTGCTGTATCACCTGTCCCGGCAGGTGGGGGCCGTGCCGGGACTCAGTGAAGCCGTCTGGTACGGGCGTAGTGGGGTGACATTCTTCTTCGTGCTGTCGGGGGTTGTGCTCGCCTGGACCTACGACGGTGCCGGCGTCCCCGCCCGGGTTTTCCTGTGGCGGCGGTTCGCTCGTGTCTGGCCGTTGCTCGCCGTCAGCGTCGTGGGGTCTGTCGCCGTGTGGGGCGTCATGGGGCGTGCCGTGTCGCTCAAGGCCGTGGGCGCGACGTTGTTGCTGGTGCACGCGTGGTTCCCGGAACCTGTCATCTTCACCGGGGGCAACCCGGCGGCCTGGTCGCTCAGTGACGAGGCCTGGTTCTATGTGACCTTCCCGGTGCTGCTGGCGGTGCTCGCGGGACGGCGCTCCAGGGTCTGGGGGTGGACGGCGGTCGGTGTCAGCGTCGCCACCCTCGTGTTGTGGCCCGCCTTGTCCGGGCTGTCGCCCACCGACCGCACCTGGGCTCTCGACTATCTGCCGCTGACCCGGTTCCTGCAGTTCGCGCTCGGTGTGGTCGCGGGCCTGGCGCTCAAGCGCGGCTGGCGGGCTCCCGTGTCGCTGCCGGTGGCCCTCGGGCTCGTCGTCGCCTGGCACCTCGCCCTGATCCCCTGGTCGAACGCGGTGCCGGACGCCCTCTGGTACAGCCCCTACTCCGCCTCGCAACTGCTCTCCGCGCCCCTCTTCGCGGCCCTGATCTGCGCCGCCGCCCGCGCCGACCTGGACGGCGGGCGCACCGGTCTGGGCGGGGCCTGGATGATCAGGCTGGGGCACTGGTCGTTCGCCTGGTATCTCATCCACGAGATCGTGATCCGCGCGGCCGTCTTCCACTGGGGCAAGCCCGCCCCGGGCGGCGAGACGCTCGTGTTCTGGGCGGGAGTACTGGCCGCAAGCCTGGCTCTCGCCGCCCTCGCCTATCACTGCGTGGAACGTCCCGCCGAGCGGTGGCTGCGAGGCCGCGTGGGTCGCCGTCCCGCCCCGGACGGTGCGCGGCAGTCCGCCGCGGTCTGA
- a CDS encoding bifunctional glycosyltransferase 87/phosphatase PAP2 family protein, with protein sequence MANAEHSGRPAEAFGSTAAGTARARLRAARLGLWLVAAVLAVRQVAVVLGTPRGERLTDLETWVGPNGVLHVNGSLYDSTQFTGTPFGGLVLKPLTRAAEQALGWGWTFGTLLLVAALGLVVARALPQPISRRTSLLAAPVAISLLMLSLPVRNTLWLGQTSIIPVLLVLLGCFVARDWRAAGVLIGLAAALQPTVLLFAALLWFTGRRRAAAATGATFAAGTALAWAAMPHDSYTYWVHHVAGVGLGGAADALANQSLHGALLRLGLAGPLEIGLFLSLGAAVAVLGIRRAVRYARDGQLLLAVALTGCAAIAVSPTTWQHQLLWVLLAVVGRVGKRASDRYVWPVAVVLVMTLPAKMMLPNMPALYPLRDNVVLLAAIAAATVVPFLPRTSPYYRAPVPTEYAAPVPTRWKHVPLLPFMKRVLTRPNLLLELLLIRVTYAAYQQVRLAATGGSNSGGRVRAEANGQQILDLERFLHIDIEHWANHAVVKVDWLRDFFDFYYESFHFVVPLTLLAVLYWRRPVDYRWARASLGFATLLALVGFWLYPLAPPRLMPNLGVIDTVHGVQDFSKPDYGTLTALTNQYAAMPSLHFGWSLWCGLVIAIVAPKWWMKALGLLHPFFTVSAIVATGNHWILDAAGGAVVVAGGFGLSYLFMGPRARFATAMATATVMATGAATVAESAPVTAPAPVPERDTSKDPEKDPAPN encoded by the coding sequence GTGGCGAATGCGGAGCACAGCGGGCGGCCGGCGGAGGCCTTCGGGTCGACGGCGGCCGGCACGGCGAGGGCGCGGCTGCGCGCGGCCCGCCTCGGCCTCTGGCTGGTGGCGGCGGTCCTGGCCGTACGCCAGGTGGCCGTGGTCCTCGGCACCCCACGCGGAGAACGGCTGACAGACCTCGAGACGTGGGTCGGACCCAACGGCGTACTGCACGTCAACGGTTCGCTCTACGACTCCACGCAGTTCACGGGCACCCCCTTCGGCGGGCTCGTCCTCAAACCCCTCACCCGGGCGGCCGAACAGGCCCTCGGCTGGGGCTGGACCTTCGGCACCCTGCTGCTGGTCGCCGCCCTCGGCCTGGTCGTCGCCCGCGCCCTGCCGCAGCCGATCAGCAGACGGACGTCGCTGCTGGCCGCGCCGGTCGCGATCAGCCTGCTCATGCTGTCGCTGCCGGTGCGCAACACGCTCTGGCTCGGCCAGACCAGCATCATCCCCGTCCTCCTCGTCCTCCTCGGCTGCTTCGTCGCCCGGGACTGGCGGGCGGCCGGCGTCCTGATCGGCCTGGCCGCCGCCCTCCAGCCGACGGTGCTGCTCTTCGCCGCCCTGCTCTGGTTCACCGGGCGCCGCCGCGCCGCGGCCGCCACCGGCGCCACGTTCGCCGCGGGCACCGCGCTCGCCTGGGCGGCGATGCCGCACGACTCGTACACCTACTGGGTGCACCATGTGGCGGGCGTCGGCCTCGGCGGCGCGGCGGACGCGCTCGCCAACCAGTCCCTGCACGGCGCGCTGCTGCGCCTCGGCCTCGCCGGCCCGCTGGAGATCGGCCTGTTCCTGTCGCTGGGCGCGGCCGTGGCCGTCCTCGGCATCCGCCGGGCGGTCCGCTACGCCCGCGACGGCCAACTGCTGCTGGCGGTGGCCCTGACCGGCTGCGCGGCGATCGCGGTCTCCCCGACGACCTGGCAGCACCAGCTCCTGTGGGTGCTGCTGGCGGTCGTCGGCAGGGTCGGCAAGCGGGCGTCGGACCGCTACGTCTGGCCGGTCGCGGTGGTCCTGGTGATGACCCTCCCGGCGAAGATGATGCTGCCGAACATGCCGGCCCTGTACCCCCTGCGCGACAACGTGGTGCTGCTGGCCGCGATCGCCGCGGCGACGGTCGTCCCGTTCCTCCCGCGCACCTCCCCGTACTACCGGGCCCCGGTCCCGACGGAGTACGCGGCCCCCGTCCCGACACGCTGGAAGCACGTCCCGCTGCTCCCGTTCATGAAGCGAGTCCTGACCCGCCCGAACCTGCTGCTGGAACTCCTCCTCATCCGGGTCACGTACGCGGCCTACCAGCAGGTCAGGCTGGCGGCGACGGGCGGCTCGAACTCCGGCGGCCGGGTCCGGGCGGAGGCCAACGGCCAGCAGATCCTCGACCTCGAACGCTTCCTGCACATCGACATCGAGCACTGGGCCAACCACGCGGTGGTCAAGGTCGACTGGCTGCGCGACTTCTTCGACTTCTACTACGAGTCCTTCCACTTCGTGGTCCCGCTCACGCTCCTCGCGGTCCTGTACTGGCGCCGCCCGGTCGACTACCGCTGGGCCCGCGCCTCCCTGGGCTTCGCGACCCTGCTGGCCCTGGTCGGCTTCTGGCTCTACCCGCTGGCCCCGCCCCGCCTGATGCCGAACCTGGGCGTCATCGACACGGTCCACGGCGTCCAGGACTTCTCCAAGCCGGACTACGGCACCCTGACGGCCCTCACCAACCAGTACGCGGCGATGCCGTCCCTGCACTTCGGCTGGTCCCTGTGGTGCGGCCTCGTCATCGCGATCGTCGCCCCGAAGTGGTGGATGAAGGCCTTGGGCCTGCTCCACCCCTTCTTCACGGTCTCGGCGATCGTCGCAACGGGCAACCACTGGATCCTGGACGCGGCCGGCGGCGCTGTGGTGGTGGCGGGCGGCTTCGGCCTGTCGTACCTGTTCATGGGGCCACGGGCACGGTTCGCCACGGCGATGGCCACGGCTACGGTGATGGCGACGGGGGCGGCGACGGTGGCCGAGTCGGCACCGGTAACGGCACCGGCACCGGTTCCGGAAAGGGATACGTCAAAGGACCCGGAGAAGGACCCGGCGCCGAACTGA